The genomic region ACTAGCTACGTTGCAAGTGGCATCAGCCAACCCATACAAATAGATGTAAACCTCATTTGCAGGCTGAGCACTTAATTTTACAGAACATTTTCCTACTGTGCAAGTGCAACTAGCATGGCTGATCATTGCATTGCAAGATAGATAAACTAAATACTGAAATCTAAATCAAGACATTGGAGTATTTGGTAATAATGGAAAGccatacaacatatgttctatgtcaaCCTGGTGGCAATCAACTCACGCAAGCAAACGTTATAATGAAATAAATACGTAAAAGCGGTAACAAGTGCAAGGCGAAAGGTTATACCTCCTTATCCCCCTGTTCCCCTCTTCCTTGCAGGCGCTTCAGTCGAGATCATCATATGAGCGACCGCTCGCATCTGGATCGTTGCTGTAGTCACCAGAGCCAGCACCATCCTGGTCGCTGCTCTCCGCCTGCTGCGCGGCAAAAGCGGCCCTGAGAGGCCAGGGCAGGGAGATCCTGAACCTCCTCTCCATGACCCTAGGTGAAGGGCCGCCACCACCAGGGGATGCAggcgccgccgcagcagcagcaggggtAGCGGCAGCAGCCTGGCGCTGGTGGTTCTCATAGTCAGGGTCATCGGTGGGCATCTCATGGCGGCAGACAGGGCAGGAGCTGTGGAGATCGAGCCATGGCAGGATGCAGTCCTTGTGGAAGACGTGGTTGCAGGGGAGCTGCTTGGCGGCGGCGCCGAGCAGGAAGTCGTCCATACAGACGGCGCACTGGGCGCCCCCGTCGGCGGCCATCATGTCGGCAGAGACGGCGACATCgggcagggcggcgacggcggccttggcggcgggcggggtgccgTAGCGGCTGGGGTCGTTCTCGGCGAGCTGCTGGATGAGCTGCTCGAGGCCGGATCCCATGAAGTAGTCGCCGAGGCTGACCCCgccggggacggggacggggccgCCGGCGCCGAAGGAGGCGAAGCCGCCGGGGAAGGAGGAGCCCTCGAGGACGATCTGGATGGTGGCGCCGCCCGAGAGGAGGCCGCCGAGGTGgccgtggaggaagtcggtgacgTCGAACTGGTTGTTGGTGGGGTTGGCGGAGGCGCGGGGCGCGGAGGGGGATGGCGGGCCGAGGACCCCGGCGAGGTCGCTGGGGTTGCGNNNNNNNNNNNNNNNNNNNNNNNNNNNNNNNNNNNNNNNNNNNNNNNNNNNNNNNNNNNNNNNNNNNNNNNNNNNNNNNNNNNNNNNNNNNNNNNNNNNNNNNNNNNNNNNNNNNNNNNNNNNNNNNNNNNNNNNNNNNNNNNNNNNNNNNNNNNNNNNNNNNNNNNNNNNNNNNNNNNNNNNNNNNNNNNNNNNNNNNNNNNNNNNNNNNNNNNNNNNNNNNNNNNNNNNNNNNNNNNNNNNNNNNNNNNNNNNNNNNNNNNNNNNNNNNNNNNNNNNNNNNNNNNNNNNNNNNNNNNNNNNNNNNNNNNNNNNNNNNNNNNNNNNNNNNNNNNNNNNNNGGAAGCTGGCGAGGGGGAAGAAGGGGTGGagaggggggctagggtttggggggtccTCGTCGTCGAGGAGCTCCTCGACGAAGCCCCCGGCGCAGAGCGGGCAGAAGACCTCGTCGTCCCGGGAGGCCGGCGCGGCGATGGAGACGGCGCGGTCGCACTGGTGGCAGTAGTAGCGCTGCTGCGGCGCCGACgacgacatggcggcggcggcggcgatcgatCCGGCGGAGGTGGGGTGGGGATGGATTTGGGGGAATTTCGTAACGGAAGCGATTGTTTTGGGGTTTTCGATTtcgatttttctttctttctttcggcCGAATTTTATACCTAGGGTAGGGCGACGActgggaaggaaggaaggaaggtgtGCGGCTGACAGTGGGGCCCCCCGTGGACTAGTTTGCCGTCTCTTGAAGGATCCACAATGCTCTTGTGCTAGGCAGTTTCCTCACCCTTGCATCAACCTTGCAAACAAcactttattttcttcttctttaacAATATAATAAGGAATAatggatttatttatttattcgctAAAAACTAGTATATCTCAACATCTTATGTTCCGACTCATGAGCTTCATTCATCACCCAACGGCACAATTATTTACATTCAGGTCGCAAGCAACCAGGAGGAAACCCTGGACCATAGTTTGTCGCGGGGGCGGGGGCTATACATCTTGGATTGCCCATGGCCATAGGGCTTGCGCCGAATTCAACCAACGTGTGCTCGCTCCGTCCACACATCGTTGCCTGTCAAATCCGACACATGCAATTTAGAGGCGTCGTGCTGGTCACATGGTGAGAGAGGGTGGCTCGCATTTGTCTTGCTTGCGCTTGTCATGTCACCCATGCCACATTGGGTTAAGGCTTCATCTGTCAATGGCATTCCGTATGTTCTCAGGTGACGCAAATGAAAGCGCCGGCGGGGCCATGGTAGTAGCGAGGCGGGTGGCAAAGATTAGTTGCGGGGAAAGGCAAAATTGAGTGCACGGCTAGCAAGGAACGGATACATGGCGACGTTATCAAGTTGTTTCTAGGGGTGTGGTGAAAAAAAACCTAGCTCATATGCAGTTCGTAGACTATAGAGAAGTGTATCAAAAGTGAGAGTCCAGAATGGAAATGGTCCAAAAGCACCTTCTCCTACTCTCCCTAGCCTTCTTTAGGACAACGGTGAGAAGATTCATCAGCCTCTTGTCCTATGTGTACAAAATATGAAAACTAGTAACACTCCTCTCTGTTCTCCTATCTCTACCACATTCCCGATATGAAACGGTCGATCGTCACGTCGTAAAAGTCTAAATATTGACCACCTCATGGGTATCACCCTTGACCACAAACACGACTGAGATGATCTCACGGACCAAGAATGTGTCGTCTTGGACTGCATAAGCTTCCGTGAGTGGAGGGCTTGTAGTCATAGCAAGGTGCACAAAGTAAAAAAACAATGGGCTTCTTTGTTCGAAGGAATTGTATAGGTACATATAGATACATCGcgagaaggggagccttggcgcaacGGTAAAGCTGTTGCCTCGGGTTCGAGTCCTTTGAAACAGCCACTTGCAGAA from Triticum aestivum cultivar Chinese Spring chromosome 4A, IWGSC CS RefSeq v2.1, whole genome shotgun sequence harbors:
- the LOC123088667 gene encoding E3 ubiquitin-protein ligase RING1-like gives rise to the protein MSSSAPQQRYYCHQCDRAVSIAAPASRDDEVFCPLCAGGFVEELLDDEDPPNPSPPLHPFFPLASFXXXRNPSDLAGVLGPPSPSAPRASANPTNNQFDVTDFLHGHLGGLLSGGATIQIVLEGSSFPGGFASFGAGGPVPVPGGVSLGDYFMGSGLEQLIQQLAENDPSRYGTPPAAKAAVAALPDVAVSADMMAADGGAQCAVCMDDFLLGAAAKQLPCNHVFHKDCILPWLDLHSSCPVCRHEMPTDDPDYENHQRQAAAATPAAAAAAPASPGGGGPSPRVMERRFRISLPWPLRAAFAAQQAESSDQDGAGSGDYSNDPDASGRSYDDLD